The following nucleotide sequence is from Bacillota bacterium.
GGATGCCAGAAGACCAGCCCAGGACCAGCCTCCTCCTGGATGGAGAAGATATCGAGGTCCCTGCCGAGCCTCCGGTGGTCCCTCCTGCGTGCCTCCTCCATGCGCTCCAGGTGGGCCTCGAGATCTGCCTTGTTGGGGTAGGCCGTCCCGTAGATTCGCTGGAGCATGGGACGCTTTTCGTCCCCCCGCCAGTAGGCACCCGCCACGCTCAGAAGCTTAAACGCCTTGATCCTTCCGGTCGATGGAACATGGGGCCCGGCACACAGGTCAGTGAAGGCTCCGCTTGTATAGACGCTGGGTGGCCCGTCCAGGTCCTGGAGGAGTTCCAGCTTGTAGGGTTCCTCCTGGAAAAGGACCTTGGCCTCCTCGCCGGAGACCTCTCTCCTACAAAAGGGAGCATCCTCCCGGACAATCCTGGCCATCTCCTGTTCTATCCTATCCACGTCCTCAGGGGTGAACGGGCTGGGGACATCGAAGTCATAGTAAAACCCATCGTCAATGGCAGGACCGATGGCCAGGCGTGCGGCGGGGAACAACGTTTTGACCGCCTCAGCCAGCACATGGGAGGCGCTGTGCCAGAGCACCCTCTTCCCCTCAGGCTCCTCGAAGGTAAGAATCCGGACTGAGGCGTCCCCGCAAATGGCGGTTCCCAGGTCCACCGGTTCACCGTTGACCTCAGCCGCCAGGGCCGCCTTGGTAAGCCCTGTACCGATACACTTGGCTACCTCGCCTGGGGTTACCCCCTTGGGGTACTGCTTCTTGCTTTTGTCCGGGAACGTCACCACTATGCTTTCGCTCAACGTTTACGCCTCCCTGAGAATCATTAAAGACTTCCAGTCCCAAAGGGACGGGAAGTCTTCTTTCCCGCGGTTCCACCCTTCTTGGCGCCTTGGCGCCCGCTCAAAGCCCTGTAACGCTCGGTGGCGGGCCGGTCTTTCGCCGGCCGGCTCAGGGGGTGGTGCCCGGTGAACAGTCCAGGAGACCCTTCCAGCCCTAGGGGTCCTCCTCTCTGCTGGCGCCATCAACCAGGGTCTGCCCCGTCATCGCCTTTTGCTCTATTACACGGTATTATAGGCACTGCTAGCCGCCAATGTCAACTGAGGCAGGCCACCTAGCCTGTATCAAGGGGTTTCAAATAACAAAATCCCTGGGCCTTTATAGCCTTTACTTATATCACCCGGCTTCGTGCCCCGTTCTTGAGAAAACTTAAAGGCCTCACCTCCAGGTGGAAGTGAGACCCGCCTAGGCTTTCTTGCTCAGGTTATCTTCTCGCCCGATGGTTCTCCCCGGCACCATGAGCAGCCATCACAGAGTTCCAGCCGTTTCCCGAAAACACCCTTCAGGGTCTCCGTCCCCATCCGGGAGAGGGAATGCCCTCCCCTGTGGATCACCACCCGGGCAGGAGCCAGGGTCACCAGGGAGCTAATGAGCACATCCTCGCACTCGATACCCTCACCCACCAGGTCCCGGGCGCAGTGGCTCAGGAATTCGTCCTCGATAGTCCGCCCGTTCTGGTCCCGCATGCGAAAGTTTCCCCCCGGGCGCAGGAAGACGTGGATCCGCTCCGCCTTGGGTTCCTGGAGGCCAGCAAAGTGCCTCAGGAGCTTGATGAACTCCTGGTACTCCCTATCCAGGAGGTACTCGTCTACAGCCTGGTCCACTACCTCTTCCAGTTCTTCCAGGTAGTCCTTGAGCCGGAACGTTACAAACCCGTCCAGGATGAGCACATCGTTAAGGTCCAGGTACTCAAGGAGCTTGTTCAGGACCTTGGCTTTACGCGTAATCCGCCAGATGATGCCCCTGCTGCCGGAGGTGTCCTCAAGGCTATCCTCTACATTGCCGAACACCGCATCCTGCTCCTCAGGACTAAGGTGCTGGTAGTTCTGGCGGATGATCTTTCGTACCAGCATGCCCTCCCAATCCTCGATGATGAGATCCGAGAGGGCATTCGCCACGTAGTGCCGGCACAACATGACAATGTCCCTGGTGGAGAGCAACGCCGGGTTCTGCCGTTCCACGTTGCACCCCAGGAACGTGAGGTATCCCCTGCTGGTCTCAATGATATCTATGTTGAAGCCTTCTCGCTCAAGGCCCTTGAGCTCACCGTCGAGACGGCGCCGTACCTGATCGATATGCCTAGAGGCGGCAATGGAAAGCAATGCCATTTACTCCCCTCCCAAGCCATCCAACACTGCTGTACTATTATATGTGCGGCCAGATTTTTGTATACAGTAGCTAGAAGGCTCCACTGGGACAGAACGCCAGCATAGAAGCCCAATATCCAGTGGTCAAGCCTTCCTTTACTCCAAAACCCTTCTATGCTATAATCAATAAGCGCGGTGCGGCGCGGCTTGCTTTCGATGTGAAACAAGCCCAAGGGCGAATAGCTCAGCGGGAGAGCGCCTGCCTTACAAGCAGGAGGTCACAGGTTCAAGCCCTGTTTCGCCCACCATCAGAGTTCAAGGCTCCTTTTAACCGGAGGCGTGGTGTAGAGGCCTAACATGACAGACTGTCGATCTGTAGATCGCGGGTTCGAATCCCGTCGCCTCCGCCATTAGGTTGTGTGCGAGGGCAGGAGGAACACTCAAGGCCGTCGCAGAAGATACTGGGTGCGCCGCGGTAGCTCAGCTGGTAGAGCAGCGGACTGAAAATCCGCGTGTCGCCAGTTCAACTCTGGCCTGCGGCACCAAGAAATCGTGCGGAAGTGGCTCAGCGGTAGAGCATCGCCTTGCCAAGGCGAGGGGCGCGGGTTCAAATCCCGTCTTCCGCTCCATTTTTCCAGGCCGGCGAGAGCCGGCTCCCGAGGCGACGTAGCCAAGCGGTAAGGCAGAGGACTGCAAATCCTTTATCCCCGGTTCGAATCCGGGCGTCGCCTCCAGGAAGTTTCGGGCGGCTAGCTCAGCTGGTCAGAGTGCCTGCTCGACAAGCAGGAGGTCACTGGTTCGACCCCAGTGCCGCCCACCACCTGCGAGGGAAGTCCGGGAGGGCTTCCCTTTCTACATGCCAGGATCTTATGAGGGGAGGGCCGGAGCCCTCCCCTCGCTTGATACCTGGACCATCCTGCTTATTGTCCAATGAACATCTGGGTGAACATCATCCCACAGGAACCACCCTTGACTATCCCTATTCCAACGTGCGTAAAGGCGGGGTTGAGGATATTCGCCCTGTGCCCGGGGCTGTTCATCAAGGCCGTATGTGCCCGGGTTGTGCTGGGCGCACAGGCGATGTTTTCCCCGGCAGTCCTGTACCGGACCCCTGCGGCCTTCATCATGTCAAAAGGGGACCCGTACGTGGGGGAAGTGTGGGAGAAGTAGTTCTTGTTCACCATATCCTGGCTCTTCTGCCGGGCCAGCTGCGTGAGCTTGGTGTCCGCCACAAGGGGGGCTAGCCCCTGCTTGGCTCTCTCCTGGTTTACTTGGGAGAGCATCAAGGCCTCCTCCTGGGACAGGAACGCCGGTCTAGACCCGGTTGACGGCTCCTGCGGCTCAGGCTCAGGACTCGGCCTTGGGGGCGCTTGCGGTTCAGGAGCAGGCGCCGGTACTGGCGCTGGCGCCTTGGGGGAGCTGGGGACAGTGATGACCACCCTGTAGGTGTTTCCGTACCGGTACAGGGTGGTGAGTCTCCCCGAGCCAGGGGAAATCGGGGTGAGACGATATGTAACCTTCCCGTTGAAGTAGGTGAGCTTACCGCTGGAGCAAGGAGTGGCAGCCATGGATACCGCGGAAATGCTCAGCAGCAAGGTTAGCACCATGGCGACCACCAATGCCATCTTTCTCCTGTTCATATCAACCCTCCTTTCGCTTGATTTCGGGCAACGCCCGTTCTACAAGTATAGGTGGGGACCCCGCATTACGGCAAACCCGTGCAATCTTTCCTGCCAGGGATAATACCGGTTGCGCCCCCTTTTTATGTTAACTCGGGCCAGTCTCATCCAATCCCTTGCTCCCCCTTCCATATCCTGAACCATGTAACCAAATGGAAAAGCCCCCGCTCGGGGGGCCCAATATGACCCTATTTAGGGCTCTCCTCTGTAATCTCCTCAAGGTACCTGCCGCGCCTGCGCTGCTCGTCTGGGTCCAGCCACCCGAACCTCACCGGGATCTCCACGAAGGTAGCCTCCTCAGCAGTATTGTAGAGCAGGTCTTCATGGATGCCCTCTTCCGGCAAGGACCACACCCCCTTCCAACCCATTTCACCCAATGTATCTCTCCCACTCCCCGGCATACCCCTGCCTGGCAATCCTCGCTCTAAAGGCCCCCAGAATAGCCCTGGCCCTGCCCCCCCGGGGATGGAGGAGATCCAGTACCGTCATGGCCATTATCTTCGCCGGGATTATGTAGGCCATTTCTTCGTCAACGATCCTGAAGTCACGGGTATGCGCCTGCCCCGTTGTGCCGCCTACCATGGGGTGAATGCCCGGCATAATGTGCGTGACATCCCCCATGTCTGTTGATCCCATCATGACCGAGCCCGGCGTGACGGCATCATGGCCCAGGATGGCCCGGGCGTTCTCCATGAATACCCGGTTGAGCTCGGCATCGGGTTCCAGGGGCAAGTAACCTGGCATGTTGTCAATGTGGACAGAAGCCCCCACAGCATAGGCACCAGCCTGGAGCGCCCGGTCTACCTTGGCTGAGGCCTCCGCGACGGCCTCCATGGTGTTGCCGCGAACGTATGTCTCCATCCTGACGTCCGAGGGGACTATGTTGACCAGATCCCCCCCCTTTGTGAGCACAGGGTGTACCCTTATGTTGTCCCAGTCACGAAAGGTCTCTCGCTGCACGTGTAT
It contains:
- the ytxC gene encoding putative sporulation protein YtxC; this encodes MALLSIAASRHIDQVRRRLDGELKGLEREGFNIDIIETSRGYLTFLGCNVERQNPALLSTRDIVMLCRHYVANALSDLIIEDWEGMLVRKIIRQNYQHLSPEEQDAVFGNVEDSLEDTSGSRGIIWRITRKAKVLNKLLEYLDLNDVLILDGFVTFRLKDYLEELEEVVDQAVDEYLLDREYQEFIKLLRHFAGLQEPKAERIHVFLRPGGNFRMRDQNGRTIEDEFLSHCARDLVGEGIECEDVLISSLVTLAPARVVIHRGGHSLSRMGTETLKGVFGKRLELCDGCSWCRGEPSGEKIT
- a CDS encoding CAP domain-containing protein, with the translated sequence MNRRKMALVVAMVLTLLLSISAVSMAATPCSSGKLTYFNGKVTYRLTPISPGSGRLTTLYRYGNTYRVVITVPSSPKAPAPVPAPAPEPQAPPRPSPEPEPQEPSTGSRPAFLSQEEALMLSQVNQERAKQGLAPLVADTKLTQLARQKSQDMVNKNYFSHTSPTYGSPFDMMKAAGVRYRTAGENIACAPSTTRAHTALMNSPGHRANILNPAFTHVGIGIVKGGSCGMMFTQMFIGQ